The region atgcaacatcagcagacaactagcaaacagacagtgataccttttgggatagtatttggattaggactatgttaagaaggtttttaatgcaatcaaagtctgccccattagagtagctcagatctcagaaagagctgagtcaaaaaatgccagcatcaccgggtactgacaagtcaagggtagcatgagctatacaacagcatattgaaattggcagaagctatcttttaagaggcaaatggttgagtaatccagtgccactttgatgttatgggcattctaatttaccagaaatcaccagacataaccttacattcattttcaatgttttttgttttgtttttttctggtggCCCAAAATTGATGCAATGCCgctgcccattgacttcaatggtgcgacaccttccattctaacacacattgagacacactgccatgcaaagcaagtaagagtgtggggagatataatcacaaacagtaactacattcctgtcctgatgcatctgccagatggcaatctagcaaagaacttgtgccgagggtgcagtaacacatggagaacaatgatgtgatgcagtatgtgatggtttattagcagttttgtggttgtagtgtcttctacagggttcacaagaagtgtagattttgcagaggtgttggtgaCCCATGACTGGATgtcctggatggtgcaccaccttcaccgaatctcccctgatgctgatgagttggacatgctggaaatgtcatctaaagtttggcaaagagagaagattagaggagagtgcgtgcgtgtgtgcgtgtgtgtgtgttattaacccattttagcctgatgctgcatacacgatgcattgtccaaggagcctgaagtgacatgggtgcattccaatatgcagactcctgtccattctcatgcaagatgatgcaactaatttcacgtttttatgtgcctcagaggctgagcaagttaggtttttaccgcccctggcaaaaagtatggaatcacctgtcgtggaggatgttcattcagtcatttttatttttaagaaatatgatggatcacagacccgactcagaactgaactcatttcaaagggcaactgtctggccttaagaaacaccaaaagaaatcatgaAAAGTAATTCCGTTAGTAAGAAAGAGTTACtttttttagagcatgcataggggaaaaaaatatggaatcactcagctctgaggaaaaaaaaatatggaatcatgaaaaacaaacacacaaacaagcacttcaAAAACTTTTTCTGGATTTTGGAACAACGTACAGCCTCGGAGTAATAGTATTAATGAGAAAAAAACGGTATCCTTCATCAATTTGGCTTCAAATGTCTCTGATTACAGTGACAGAACATCTTTACAGGTTGGGACCTTGCCATTGACCAtttaaaagtgatactgtcccattttttgaaataagctcatattacacacccccttgagttaaataactgacgtttacctttctcctgtactttcaaccgttctttgagaatggcagtgcaaattttacctccgagctagcagttaacatggactcctatgagaccagttagccgccagctgaaatgagttcagttctgagtcgggtctgtgatccatcatatttctaaaaaataaaaacgactgaatgaacatcctccacgacaggtgattccatactttttgccaggggctgtatatgggttgtaataaccaacctaccgtagagcacatttgttgtcaagtgtagaagcctggcaaataaagacaggaataagtcggtctcagtatcactatgcaactacattcacaatgtaatatgttggtttagttgaattctgtccatcacaatgtaatattatggtttacatttaggcatacaactttcacaatgccatattagttacatttagctagctagtgtcctatttggtaaggacatgtacaagtgatgtaggctgtacagcaggggtgggcaactttcattataaggtgggccaacatttttaattaccacaatcagtgggccacatcaccacgcacttgagagaatttacaaaaggatacttcactttttctttatttatacctgaatgcttacactattgatttatagggggttaaaaactgtcctttgtcttttttttttaagtgagaagttgggctgcatgtggcgcccgagcctccagttgcccatccctgctgtacagtatgctaacagaaaggctctcatagtatttcaaataatggtctatataaaaactggttataataggtacagtgcagcataaacagggttgagggggtggtttattttatttcgttgtacctaccgagttgtttagccaatgtctgtgtgacacgttcatgctgccacctccacagcatcctcttcacaaccgcaggggcaaaacacctgaaacataataatgtaatcctttttcagtccaagatatagactagaaaatgagtgacagcatcaatcaggtatgcaagtgtagtggaccccccatttttggctttttgttattcccttattctcactccctgtctttttgttgtcctgtcagaagttgtcttttagtttaattatgcttttgcacgttttcgccaatagatggcatcataggaccagcaatgagtgcagagaccctctctggtgcagtagccgggtctttctcaaatgcaaggccagtgtccttccaagtgtgtcagcctaattagtcacgcccagtgattggatactttttggtgaactctacagaatatccaatcactgggtatgactaataaagggtatccaatcactgggcgtgcctaattaggctgatacacttggaaggacactggccttgcatttgagaaagacccagtgacttcggtcacataaagaacgaaacgtggaagtgacaggctttgttatgatacagaagtaggccagtgacaatggcctcacaatttggagacaccccaaccggaggtagaacaaaacccaagagaagtcacattttgggtgctttttttgtttggaggtgcatatgaaaatgtgtaaaatttttaggcttagcattaaaatcactttggccaagaatcattttcatgtatgggacaccctagagatgaggaaaaacattattgggttttgttctacctccggttggggtatctcgaaaacgaaggcctttttgggtccattgtcactagcctaaaggcagcggtgtcagctgttcagttatgctgaggaaaatgtaaataaacaacgaactctacacacttgaggaccttattcattaagtgtgcaacataagcattcacacaataatgccaccaggtcacatttaagatttaattaggagtattttgttatggatcttatgtagtgatagacttaccatttcttgttatggcatatctggcctattcccaagagaaggctgatgtctctgtctgttgatctgattttgacgtcggcaagatgctgtctgggtttcaaacctagtggtgaaatgacaagggattttatgtaaacaaaatgcttatttcagtaagtgtacatacagtaaacagatctaagaagttcccagagcaccctacgatagctggcatggttggcacaaagacccaaagagcaaaattgtcccaagattgtcttccaaacaattccactccaaacattttccttctgaaataaacaatgtccatatccaatcaaacctcagtaggcagctatctcgtcaggtcggccttaccatagacacatctgtggcccgtaaatttacaatctcaaacgtcatcgccatataagccatggcacaacacaagcgtttatttttataataaacaagatatctcggcacgtttgcgctagttatctgaacactgattgttaacgagtatccgaaatagtgtagagctagctgccatttatgttatgctagctagggtcaagtcatctcatccaaactagccacagtaagggCGAAATTACGCTTCAAAaaatgaacgggaatgactcaaaacattagaaatatattgttagaatgtaccgtatacaatgTTAGTCtgtgaggttaaatagttttcttacatatatatttttatatcccagttacgtaccttatcttctgcatgaatcgaggcctcctgtttcattggcacgaatgaacgaaaaatcctgtcagggagcggagcagttaaccgcagccttttgtttacagttgttaccagggcaacgcagctaggaccccaaagcgacagataaggcagaagcgacaggtaaggtaccgacAGCAACCACTGCTGTCATTCATTTTCATGATGTCAACAATGCAATGAGCATGAGGTCaacaatggcaaaaaaaacaacaaagttttGCACGTGAGTTAGTATAGGGTAAGAAGGCTAGACCATCCGTGACCAGAGACAATCTAAATGCattagaattaaagaatctttgtcCGTGACTCTGGCCGTGTTCTTTCAGTCAGCTCTTTTCTGTGAAAGTCAGTCGGTTGCTAAGCAACGCCTTCGTTGTCTGGGAAATTTCAGAATCGGTGACAGCTTCAAGGTTCAAGAAATGGAGAGGTTTATTGAGTTTTATTTTAATCTTGGGCTGAAGTACGAAGACATTCGGGTGGCATTGGCAAGGAGACACAACTATATCATCAGTCTCCGACATTTAAAGAGAATTCTCGCTGAAATGGGACTCAATCGAAGAAAGGAGTATTCCAGCGTTGGGGAGCTGGTGGAGTTCATCCGAAATCAGCTGCAATACTCCGGGCAGTTGCACGGCTATCGGTGGATGTACGCCAAATGCAGGGAACATGGCCTACGTGTCAAGAGAAATGATGTGTGGCTGGTGATGAGGGAGCTGAACCCCACGGGTGTTCAGTTAAGGAAAGCAGGGCGTCTCGCACGAAGGAGCTACTTCTCTAAAGGCCCGAACTTTATCTGGCACGTAGACTCCTACGATAAATTAAAGCCGTATGGTATTTGTGTGAATGGCTGCATTGATGGGTTTTCCCGAAAAATGATCTGGCTTAATGCCTACACTACAAGTAGTGACCCAAAGGTAATTGGGGGTTACTACTTAGAAGCTGTGCAGCGGTTAAGGGGCTGTCCGAGAATTGTGAGGGGTGATCTTGGGACTGAAAATGGACATGTGAGAGCATTCCAGCGTGCCCTCGTCCCTGTCGGTCAGGACGACACCCTGGATAGCTACCTAGAGGGAGCGAGCACCGCCAACCAGCGCATCGAGTACTGGTGGGGGTTCCTGCGTCGCCAGTGCGTTGAGTTTTGGCTGACACTCCTGGCGGACCTCAGAGACCACGGGTTCTTTGATGGTGATTTTCTGGACAAAAGCCTTATCCAGTTTTGCTGCATGGGACAGATCCAGGTGAGAACTTGTCGCGTCCATATGTAGGCCAATGGCTTAAGGCCACAGTGGCATTAGTTTTTCAACCACAGCGACGGGGAGCAGCCTATAGTGCCGTcagagatcatctggtgtgccaTAAATtaaatgctgtaggcctacctttatagGCAATAGGTTGTATGTTCAGTTAATGTTTTCATTGGTGGTATGCGCCTCGATAAAAGGCGTgccttttgggttttttttttttggttgctcATTGTATGTGAGCCAGTGGTTACTGGAGTTGTAATTCCTGATTTACTGTCAATAAAGTATCTGCTCTGCTAAGTGTAGAGATATTCAGACGATGAGTCAGAATACAGAGCAAATAACTGTAGGGCCTATACaattacaaataatacaaataattgtATGTGCATTTTAACCAGGATGAACTGGATGACACTGCATGGACCTGGAATGCCCATGTCATCCGGCCCTCTAGAAACCCCAACGTCCCCAGTGGTCAGCCCAATATAATGTATGGAGTGCCAGAGCTTTACCAGGCCACAGACCATCTCTGTCCTGTTGAGGAGGGGGATATCGAAGCTTGTGCTACCGAGTGCACCTTTCGGCAGCCCATCCCGTGTGACCCAGATGTATATCAGCTCTGCAATATGATCATGGCTGAATCCCACCTGAATGTGCCTGATGACCCTTATCAGGCTATAAACTTATATATGCATCTGAGAGAAGCTATTACTGCAGCTCTGTAGATCACCTGCATGACACACAAACTAGGTCAGTCTACAGGTCTGAGGACCCCCTTTTGCCATGAGAACTGCCTTacctgcctgcaacaatactcataTAGTCTGTGGCATTCCAAATAAGttaaattgtgctaagaaaagtAAATGCTAGGAAAATATCCTTATACAtgtccagcctgaaacgttgatgtaaggcagggtcgaTCCATGTTCTCGTGTTTTTAATGTCAAAtcctgaccattccacctgagtatTAGATATaatcaggggtgcacataactggtacgcaggtgcgcatgcgcaccaaaaattagcaatgcgtactgccaccttggtcactacagcgcacttgcgtactgactatcccTCCTGAAAgataagagaaagaaaaagagactgttgatgttggtgaatggtcaaacgtgtccaaaaagaaacagacaacagtagcctaatcagtttctttggagtttcgccaacaacaaagaaaattgagtgagattgaaaaaaaaaactttccgagaagtggcttCAAGTGCCGTGGCTTTAGGCTAATGATGAGCgggacagaaatgtagtgccagtcccttgaaatgcggaatcgttccgtatgtgACAGTGGAAtcatgcgttccgtgttgaacaggtaagggacgcgatatgtcccgttttctcatga is a window of Engraulis encrasicolus isolate BLACKSEA-1 unplaced genomic scaffold, IST_EnEncr_1.0 scaffold_473_np1212, whole genome shotgun sequence DNA encoding:
- the LOC134444146 gene encoding uncharacterized protein LOC134444146; protein product: MERFIEFYFNLGLKYEDIRVALARRHNYIISLRHLKRILAEMGLNRRKEYSSVGELVEFIRNQLQYSGQLHGYRWMYAKCREHGLRVKRNDVWLVMRELNPTGVQLRKAGRLARRSYFSKGPNFIWHVDSYDKLKPYGICVNGCIDGFSRKMIWLNAYTTSSDPKVIGGYYLEAVQRLRGCPRIVRGDLGTENGHVRAFQRALVPVGQDDTLDSYLEGASTANQRIEYWWGFLRRQCVEFWLTLLADLRDHGFFDGDFLDKSLIQFCCMGQIQDELDDTAWTWNAHVIRPSRNPNVPSGQPNIMYGVPELYQATDHLCPVEEGDIEACATECTFRQPIPCDPDVYQLCNMIMAESHLNVPDDPYQAINLYMHLREAITAAL